The following is a genomic window from Archocentrus centrarchus isolate MPI-CPG fArcCen1 unplaced genomic scaffold, fArcCen1 scaffold_64_ctg1, whole genome shotgun sequence.
AAGCTGAACACAGTCAGCGAGCCTTCATTACCTTCTTGTGTTTGGGCCTCCACTGTGCCCCCCTCGTGCTtgacggagcagctgtatttccatgtgctGTTCTGAGGGATCAGTAAGATGGAGGCTCTGCGTCCCGGCTCTCTGAGCTCCAGCTGCTCTCCCtcagcagggggcagctccTCCAGCCCGCcattcttcttctgtcttttccAGGAGAACTGGACCAGAGGAGGAAACATGGCTGAGgccacacacagcagggagctGCTCCCCTCCAGGTGGGCTCTGGATGCTGCTGGGTACACGCTCACCACGGGCTTCACTACCTGCTCATCTGAAGTTTGACAGCAGCAAcaagcagcacagacacacattcacacagtcagcagcagcttccagCACTGCACTGCATTCAGTCTGATCCTGGAAACTACATGGACTCTGATCACTAAACTACTCATCAATACAGCACAAAGTTCACTACATACACTGGATTCAGCTTCAGATCAAACACAGTCAGCACCTCATGTCAGCACAGCTCACATGAGGAGTAAAAAACATGCTTTTagaaactcaaataaaatatgtttcaaatttatttcttatgtgtttgtttggtaTTGAGCCAAAAAATGAATCAGcccaaatttaaaatatatttttcatgtagatagattcaactttattgtcattgctcaGTACAAGTGCAGGACAACAAAATGTAGTTAGCATCTACCTGAAGTGCTAATATGAAAACTGTGCAGCTCTtataaaaaattatacattCACCTGTTGTCTAAtatactgcattaaaaatggaaaaattaataattaaatccAAACAATGAAATTTACATTCTTacatcagtttttaaaatgttctttttgtttattatacTAAATGTCAAAGTTCAAACTCGCCTTCAAGACTTTTTGTTCTTAAATTTTTAGTGCAATGAATGAAAACTCCTACACTGATCTTTTgtcattgttattattttatcttttatcatcgattatttttttaatgaaaatattaaattaatcaacATTAAACATGAATTTTCAAGGAGAACAAACAGCTTTTTTGTCAGTATATGAGTTAATTTATCAAAATTTAAACCACAAAATCCACAGAATATAACAATGTATTTAAgacaaaatgtttaataaaatatatttgataatttttttatagttttactGTCATGAGCAGATTTTTATTCTCATATTAAACATTCAAGAAATTTAAATCAGAGTTTAACTTCATATATTATTCAAAATGTTATTAATATTTCACTTCCTATTTTCATGATCagtatatttattattacatttacaCTATAACACTTTTTGAACTAAACAACATAAATAATTGactattaaaatgatttttaaaatttgttcctaaacattaaagcagttagCTGTGTAAGAAAGCAGCAGATGGTGCAGAATTACTGAGATGATCAAATCCTAAATATCTGTAACATCACTAATATTTGCAGAAATAAAGAATAACTTTAGTTGTTCAGTGagatttaaacatgttttcagagATTATTGAGCTTTTCTTATGGAACAATGGCTGCAGATGAATTCTCTACTAATTATGAACAAACTAACATGTAAAGCCTGAAGCAGCACAAACtgactttaaacacattttcaacttctacaataaaacaactgaaggaaaataaatgtttgttctTACCTGTTACACTCAGTTTGGTTCCAGAGCCAAAGATGAGGTAGTATCCTCCTCCCACAGTGAGACAGACTGATACAAAAACCTGTCTGCTGCTGAATGTGTCAGCTGAGGTGAATGAGTCCAAATGATGAAGCAGGATCATATTTCAGCTCCATGATGAGTTTCTCTAATGTTCATATCAACATGActgtctctgcttctcttttcttttagcCACACTAGCAGCATGGCTCTGATGTTAATGTCAGTCTGCTGGTCAGTCCACTACTTTAGTCCACATGGATTGGATCTGGACTAAAGGATGATGGACTGATATGAAGCTTTTCTTGGTCTCCAGAGGATTCACTTCATTAATGACTTTGTTAATTGTGACTTTTTATGTAGTGAAACCAGAAGGTCAAGATTTCAGGTTCAGACTGAAATATCTGTTTATTGATTGTTATTTAAAGTGATTCAGACGTTCCTGCTCCCCTCAGGATGAACTGGAACCACTTTAGTGATCCTCGGACCTTTCATCTAGCGCCACCATGAGGTCGACAGTATAATAAAGAATTATACATGTGCGTGTATCCGCTTGTAGTAAATAGAAGCAAAGGtatcaaaaacattcattcagtaATTACAAGGGCCCGCCCAAACAAGCGGTTTGTTAATAACTGGGAATCCTGATGCCTCGCCTGCCTGGAAGCAGCAGTTGAGCCACCTGTTGATACTGGGATGAAACACGCTGAGCCACGGTCACGTGACCTGGGTGACTGGAACCGTTGGAGCAGCGTTTTGAAACGTCTCCATTTCGGAAGTGAAGGAATTGATTATTGCTGATCAGGGAAAGAAGGTTAACAAGTCTAAAGGGGAGTATTTCTCCCACTGCATACAGCTGACAGGGGAGCAgagtgtctgtgtaggttctcagtcatccaggtcatatctctggagcttgaaaaaaggcaactgacatctttttgtttcttgaagacatttcacccaTAATCttaaaggcttcttcagttctcaaaccaaatggtggagagacccaggtatttaagctccagtgggtgtagtcccctggaggtggctatgaccctctattgttcatgtgcatatcCATATCAAATCCATCAAGGTGTGAAAGTAGGTGcaggtcattacaatcagtggtttcaggtgaaaccaatttgggacttcacctggggagggagctcaggaaaGCACTGTAGGTGGGGGGAAGTTGGTGATGTCGAAATTTGGTGGCCTCCCCACCAGTGAGTCATGTACGCAGTGGATATATTCCGCGGGTTCTGCGTACCTTGCCACGGTTACCTTCTACCACGAACCCAGCCCTGGTCTCCCTTAGGATGGCATTGTTAAATGTGCATTCCATTacaaacaaaacttttattctgaacAATTTCAGTCCAAAGACCTGGATTTGATGTTTATGACTGAAACCTGGCAGTCTGAACTGGACCATGCCCCTCTCACTGAACTGTGTCCTAAGGATCACTCATTCCTCAGCACACCTCGTTCTTCAGGATGGGGTGGAGGTCTTGCTGCAGTCTTTAAGAGCAGCTTCATTTGCCGACATTTGAACACAGACACCTTCTCTTCATTTGAGCTTCAGATCATTAAAGTCGGAAGAActcattcattttattgtattttaatttaccGCCCACCTGACGCTTGCTCCCTGTTTTTTCAGTGAGGTCACAGAATTCTTGACTTTGACCTTGAAATTGTCAAAAGTCCTTactgtgggtgattttaacttCCACATTGATGATGCTACAGATAAATTCATCAGTCTGATGGAatcttttaactttatttagCATGTGTCAGCTCCCACTCACAATTATTAGTCATCGTATGATTTGTACTCGTACTTTTAATCATCTTTCTGCAGATAAATTTTCTGCTCTTCTTAACGAAGCTTCCTTCTCTAACACTGATGTAAAATTTATATGGTGCATTATTTTAATGATCTTATCTGTTTGAGACAAAGTGGCTCCTTTTAAAATCAGAAATATTTCCTCTGCCAAATCTTTACCATGGATGAATGACAGTATTCGTTTCAAGCGTAGCTGTCGGGAAGTGGAACGCTTTTGGAAACACACAAAGCTCCAAGTTCATCTCTGTCACTTAAGAGAGCTATTGCATTCTTTTAATAATATGGTAAAAAATGCAAGGGCAGCATATTTTGCAAATCTAATCCATAACAGCCGAGGGAATCCTAAGGTTTTATTTGACACAAGCAGCAATATTGTCACACCACTTGACATTTTACCAGCTTCAATGTTCAAAGAGGTGTTTTGCACCATTGGACCATGTGTTCTTAGGATAATTAACAATTCTTGAACTTCTGGCTGCATCCCGTCAtattttaaacaggctgttaTTGACCCTCTTTTAAAAAAGCCCAACGCTGACCCGTCTCTCCTTCAGAATTTTAGGCCAATTTCAAAACTGCCTTTTATCtcaaaaaatgtagaaaaagtaGCGGCCAACCAGTTAGCAGAAGTTTTAGCTGTTCATAATGTTTTCGAtaaatttcagtctggttttcaccaaatgcaCTCTACTGAAACTGCTCTCGTTAAAGTCTCAAATGATATCTTAACGCGTAGAGATGCAGGTGAATATTCGGTCCTTGTTCTATTGGATCtctctgctgcctttgatagCACTGACCACAGTATCTTTATTCAGAAACTTAGAACCTGTGTGGGTATCTCTGCCTTAGCTCTTCACTGATTCTGATCTTATCTTTCTCAGAGGAGCTTTTTAGTTGCATGTCCTCCTCTGCTTCCCTATCCTGTGGTGTGCCCCAGGGCTCGGTTCTGGGACCAACTCTGTTTGCTCTGTATTTGCTCCCTCTTGGACACATCCTGAATAATTTTGAGGGCATTTGTTATCATTGCTACGCAGATGATATTCAGTTGTACATGTCTTTCAAACCTCACGATGTTGCTAAATTATATGTTCTTCAATACTGCATTCATGCTATAAAGAACTGGAAGGCAGCAAATTATCTATCTCAGAATACAAAAAACCCTGAAGTTCTGATCTGTGCCACCAAAACCCCAAATCTTGGACCTCTCTCATCTTTCGTTTGCCACACAGCAAGAAATGTGGGTGTTATTTTTGATCAGGCATTCACTTTGGAGAAGCATGTTAGTTGTCTTGTGCGAACTTGTTTTTATCACCTGCGCAGCATTGCTCGTCTTAAATCTATTGTATCTCAAAGCGAAATGGAAATGGTTATAGATGCAtttatttagaatagaatagaatagaatagaatagaatagaatagaatagaatagaatgcctttattgtcattatacaggatgtacaatgagattggagggccactcctgttcagtgccatgtaacagaaaatcaaactctttaaaataaaaacattataaaaatattataatctagtatgatcaatataatcaagagatatacagaaataaacaatgtgtaaaatatacaaaaaatagaatgtataaaaatatatacatacattggtgcatctgtacattgtaagaaaagtaaatatatgtatacatataataatgaagatgatgaatattgtaTCTCAAAGCGAAATGGAAATGGTTATAGATGCATTTATTTCATCTCATCTTGACTATTGTAATTCCCCATTCCTCTGAACAAGTCATCTCAGGATCGCCtacaaatggtccaaaatgctgccgcGATGCTTCTCACCAGATCTCCTAAAAGGTCCCATGTAACACCGATTTTGGCTTCCTTACACTGGCTCCCAATAAGGTTGAGGATTCATTTTAAGGTTCTGGTGATCACTAGAGATCTGCTAATCAGTACTTGTTGGCTGTGCCTAAATCAAGGTTAAGGATAAAGGGTGACTGTGCTTTTGAGGTTGTGGCCCCTAAGTTGTGGAATTCACTCCCACTAGATTTAAGATCTGTAGACTCTGTTGatacttttaaaaagaaaatgaagaccCATATGTGCAGGTTGGCTTTTATTTAATTCCAATattccattttaaatgtttaattttattatgtattgtaaagcactttgtgaactttgttcttgtaaagcgctatagaaataaactttacttgCTTACTTacataatccacctcctctgttcaatgatggttgttcacagtggacatagatgcttctttcactcctctttcaaaacatctgtcttccctgtccaaaatgtgaacattaacatcctcaaagagtgacctttgaccttcagatgcagatgtacagctgagtcttgtcctgtcgaggtggctcttctatgttgtgtgtctgtgaagaggctgtttggctTCTcaaatgtagaggtccgagcactcttcactgctggacagcagacactacattgctgatcttgtgtttgggggggtttgtccttgggatgaaccagtttttgccttgtgacttggtttgaagtatactgagatgtcgtGCTTGGAGGAAATTCTTCTGAGGTTCTCTGCCaggcctgacacatatgggatgacaatgttgttcctcttgtccttcttattctctgtagtttgtgtttgaccttcattcctgtgcTTCTTGGCTGATTTcatgaaagcccagttgggataaccacatgttttgagggctttcttaatatgtgtgtgttccttttgtttcccttctgtctCAGAGGGAACGCTTTCTGCAATTTCAAAGGTACCTGTACATACTGATACTAAGTACTGCAAAGAAAATGGGTGCTCCATgtaaacatcaaaccaattccACAATACCATTGATATAAAGATTTGTTTATGAAACTGTGCAGCTGTCAGTGATGGAgcaaaattataattataattgaATGTCTTATAATGTTCAGCACATGATCGGTACAGGAATCTATTTAAACATGACAACATTTTGAATGTTAaattttttccattaaataaTCGTGTCTTGTTCATGTGAGAATGGCTGAAAAGCATCTTTAATTATATGATACCAACAGTTCCCAGCACTGATGGCAAACCTCAAACTTGAGCTGCTTGAGGTGCTTTTCCACTTTAAGCTCCCTCGTCTCAGGGCTAAGATGCTGCGTTTTTCCTCCAGCTTTAAGAGCGGCTGCCTCTTCATGATACTTGTTCTTCTGCGCTTCTCCTAATGAGGACCATTTTTGCTTAATATCTTTAAGTTTGCTTAAAAATGAAagataaataactaaataagaGTGTCtgagttttcttctttcatATACAATACTGAGACCATTATTAGACAAAGCCAAGTGGTTCACCCACAAGCTGCACTCACTATTATGAACAATGACCTAGTCACTGTGTTGTTTCATCAGTTTGACAAATTACAAAGGGCTCAATGTACTTTAAATCCATAACATAATATTAGATGTTTAGCCTAGAATGTTGTTATAAGCTTTTCACAGAGCATCCCTTTGTGATGAAGAATAAAGAGCAGAGATAAAAATAATGACCAATATGAATAATGACATGGGGATGTGCCCTGCAAAACTGAAAGCAATAAAGGAAGCTCATTCCAGGGTGCTTTTTTGGTTTGTACCATCATATGTCACAAATTAGGCAAATTAGGCAGATAAGCACCTCCCATAACTCCATAAGGTCTGAAATTGCACAATTTTCTTCTTAATGAGACCTTATTTTCTCAGTTATATTTATACAGCATAAACTGTAAAACATATTTAGTTATAGTCAGATTTGTTTGATACGTATGGTGTAACAGATGGCTTGTAAAGTTACTGAGGAAAGGAATGTCTAGTGTGACTAGAAAACAGgctaaaaagtaaaatacagaGCAATACACATTATATACAATAATGTAACAAGCATGATAAGACTCTTAAGAGACTTAAAGAATTAATAACCTTAAGCTCTGATATCAGCCCTGTTATATGCATATGAGAATGTTTGATATATGATGCAATACCTGTGAACATGACAGCTGTAAGAAATATTCTCACCCTTGTTTCGCAGCAGATCCCTGCAAAAAAGATTGTAAGCTCAAAGACCACGACTGTGATGTTTGGTCTTTTGAGGTGTTGGTCCAGAGGGCTCTTTAAGAGACCTTCTGTGGTTGCCAATCCAGTTCTGAAAGACAGATAAAGATCAAGACAACATCCATGCATTTCTTTCCAtgtatccttttcagggtcgcggggggcagAAGCCTATCACAACATAATAAAGATAATATAATGTAACCATGTTCCGGGCTGATGCTATTTTGATATCACAATAGTTCACtagatataaaatgtatttgcagtaATAACACACATGAATCTTACATTTATAAAGTTTGGTGCCAAACCAGTGGCCTCTGCTGCTGTGGGGATCATTGGAGAGCCAACACCCCTCATTCCTTGTTGGAACGCAGATTTGAGGATTTTCTGTTGCTCCTCTGTTATAACTGTTCTGTCTTCTCAATAAATGATAAACACAAAGCAAATcagcactgacaaaaacaacatttaagAGAAGCACTAATTTGATATCATTTTGCAatataaaacaccaaaaaagCAGCGACACATACCTCTGCTTGACATTAGGtctaaaagaaagagagaaacactaacatgactaaacagaagaaacaaacacaggttTTTCTGTTATATGCTGCATGTATATTTGTCAGATATGCTACTCCTTTTATGAAACAGGTATTAAAGTATAAGGGTAACCTACTATACAGATACTGGACAGCACGTGATGAAGCaatacacaaacactgacaagaAAAATTGATTAAATTGGGACCAGCCTTCCTGGTCTAGCTAAAGGCTAGCAGCAAGGACCTGATGAGACAGAGGATATTTtctagtggttagcactgctgcctcacagctcgtataacatctggaaggcctgggttcgattccaccttgactcaggcctctccctctctctctgtgtggagtttgcatgttctccccgtgcttgcctgggtttcctcccacattccaaagacatgcacttactggggttaggttaattggctactctaaattgcccataggtgtgaaagtgagtgtgaaaggttgtttgtctctctgtgttggccctgcgacaggctggcgacctgtacagggtgtaccctgcctctcgccc
Proteins encoded in this region:
- the LOC115777683 gene encoding immunoglobulin lambda-1 light chain-like is translated as MILLHHLDSFTSADTFSSRQVFVSVCLTVGGGYYLIFGSGTKLSVTDEQVVKPVVSVYPAASRAHLEGSSSLLCVASAMFPPLVQFSWKRQKKNGGLEELPPAEGEQLELREPGRRASILLIPQNSTWKYSCSVKHEGGTVEAQTQEELPAPAASCPPEREPADLPALQPADWSFQSQCRVKLLCLLSTVLIVKSLVYCCGLSLLMILRNKGASTNCTHAD